In Caproicibacterium amylolyticum, a genomic segment contains:
- a CDS encoding cupin domain-containing protein, whose amino-acid sequence METRTEKIENMCGGKGHVIIKHILGEKELNGKCGLYAQVTIEPGCTLGYHEHHHESETYYILSGNGIYDDNGVKRPVKAGDVTYTGDDHGHALDNAGDTDLVFMALIIFD is encoded by the coding sequence ATGGAGACAAGAACAGAAAAGATTGAAAACATGTGCGGCGGCAAGGGCCATGTGATTATCAAGCACATCCTTGGAGAAAAAGAACTGAACGGCAAATGCGGATTGTATGCGCAGGTTACGATTGAGCCGGGCTGCACACTGGGTTACCATGAGCATCACCATGAAAGTGAAACCTACTACATCCTCTCCGGCAATGGTATTTATGATGACAATGGTGTAAAGCGTCCGGTTAAGGCCGGCGACGTCACTTACACTGGTGACGATCATGGTCACGCACTGGATAACGCAGGGGACACTGACCTTGTGTTTATGGCACTCATTATTTTTGACTGA
- a CDS encoding glycosyltransferase family 32 protein, which translates to MSVIPQVIHCCWFGGKPLTPLAQKCIESWNKYLPEYPIITWNEKTFDVDSVPFTQEAYNCKKYAFVSDYVRLWALYHYGGIYMDTDVEVISDLDKFMNFQAFSGFEQDNYMPTGIMAAVPHHPWIHCMLEHYRGRSFFNPDGTMDLKPNVIFMTELAEKEFGLKRGNELQILKDDVHIFPNDYFCPMVWETREIKLTPNTHTIHHFAYSWKEPGVTPD; encoded by the coding sequence ATGAGCGTTATTCCACAAGTCATTCACTGCTGCTGGTTCGGCGGCAAACCTCTGACCCCGCTAGCGCAGAAATGCATAGAAAGTTGGAACAAGTATCTGCCGGAATATCCTATTATTACTTGGAACGAAAAAACCTTTGACGTAGACAGCGTACCGTTCACACAGGAAGCATACAACTGTAAAAAATATGCCTTTGTCAGCGATTACGTGCGCCTTTGGGCGCTTTATCACTACGGTGGAATTTATATGGACACTGATGTTGAAGTCATTAGTGATTTAGACAAATTCATGAATTTCCAGGCTTTTTCCGGGTTTGAGCAGGATAACTATATGCCCACCGGCATTATGGCCGCCGTACCGCACCACCCATGGATTCACTGTATGCTGGAGCATTACCGTGGGCGCTCATTTTTTAACCCGGACGGCACCATGGATTTAAAGCCAAATGTCATCTTCATGACAGAACTGGCGGAAAAAGAATTCGGTCTGAAACGCGGCAATGAATTACAAATTTTGAAAGACGATGTTCACATTTTTCCAAACGATTATTTTTGCCCAATGGTATGGGAAACCCGGGAAATCAAACTGACCCCCAACACGCACACCATCCATCACTTTGCCTACTCCTGGAAAGAACCGGGCGTGACACCTGACTAA
- a CDS encoding glycosyltransferase, producing MKKLMTLYPSADTYADSSLPAQNFSSEEFYFLGNFRCSTIYRVFMQFCLDSVPKNAKILKAVLKLYCTRNDKLEQENLFEIHPIVDTWQDTTINYENQPRGDRQWIPLKAEYAVFENVCADITDIVRIWQEQPQTNHGLLIKPADETSTESLIALLSSRQAYQAWKPCLQLTLELPEQKKPQSETKKKVAIVTPQFLEWSGERCIFGGGERYLAELAELLAGMGCQVDVFQPSNGLQWQKEYSGFRVFGVGDGGFDEDFFLALNQHFYELTQDYDLHIYLSMDLTCPFVFPNSICVSHGVWWDSTERPWWRSKKWYDRLFAGLNKIDTLVSVDTNTINWLNAVNPQIQCKKTYIPNYADLDIFKPQEPSAEKKGTVKVLYPRRLVSGRGWSVTKEVAKELLQERSDLTFSFVGRGLEQSERQMELLAEKNPGIEYRWYPMEDMHLAYQDADIVLIPSCYTEGTSFSLLEAMACGKPVIAGLVGGLTDLVIDGYNGLLIQVSEDTLKSAVLRLADNAELRREMGQHALQVAQSFSKRFWEQRWKKVITEHLQT from the coding sequence ATGAAAAAATTAATGACTTTGTATCCTTCGGCGGATACTTATGCTGACAGTTCCCTGCCCGCTCAAAATTTTTCCAGTGAAGAATTCTATTTCCTCGGCAATTTTCGATGCAGTACGATTTATCGGGTCTTCATGCAGTTTTGCTTAGATTCTGTGCCAAAGAACGCCAAAATCCTAAAAGCGGTGTTAAAGCTATACTGTACACGAAATGATAAACTGGAGCAGGAAAATCTGTTTGAGATTCATCCGATTGTGGATACATGGCAAGATACAACAATCAATTATGAAAATCAGCCGCGCGGGGACAGACAGTGGATTCCCCTGAAAGCAGAATATGCGGTTTTTGAAAATGTCTGTGCAGATATTACAGATATTGTACGTATTTGGCAGGAACAGCCGCAAACGAACCATGGCCTGCTGATAAAGCCGGCAGATGAAACCAGTACGGAATCGCTGATTGCGCTGCTCAGCAGCAGGCAGGCGTATCAGGCATGGAAACCCTGTCTGCAGCTTACACTGGAACTTCCGGAACAGAAAAAGCCGCAAAGCGAAACGAAAAAAAAGGTCGCGATTGTAACACCGCAGTTTTTGGAGTGGAGCGGGGAAAGGTGCATCTTTGGCGGAGGGGAACGGTACCTTGCGGAACTGGCGGAGCTGCTTGCCGGTATGGGCTGCCAGGTGGATGTTTTTCAACCGTCAAACGGATTGCAGTGGCAGAAAGAGTACAGCGGATTCCGTGTTTTTGGTGTGGGGGACGGCGGTTTTGACGAGGACTTTTTCCTTGCGCTGAACCAGCATTTTTATGAGCTTACGCAGGATTATGACCTGCACATTTACCTGAGTATGGATTTAACGTGTCCGTTTGTGTTCCCGAATTCCATTTGTGTAAGCCACGGTGTTTGGTGGGATTCTACAGAGCGTCCGTGGTGGCGTTCTAAAAAATGGTATGACAGACTGTTTGCGGGGCTCAACAAAATCGATACACTTGTCAGTGTGGATACCAATACCATCAACTGGCTCAATGCAGTCAATCCGCAGATCCAGTGCAAAAAAACTTATATACCAAATTACGCGGACCTTGATATTTTTAAGCCGCAAGAACCTTCTGCTGAGAAAAAAGGCACCGTAAAAGTCCTGTATCCCCGTCGGCTTGTTTCCGGCAGAGGATGGAGTGTTACCAAAGAGGTGGCAAAGGAACTGCTGCAGGAGCGCAGTGACCTTACTTTTTCTTTTGTCGGCAGGGGGCTGGAACAGTCAGAAAGGCAGATGGAACTGCTGGCAGAAAAAAATCCCGGTATCGAATACCGTTGGTACCCCATGGAAGATATGCATCTGGCGTATCAGGATGCAGACATTGTGCTGATTCCGTCCTGCTACACAGAGGGAACCTCGTTTTCCCTGCTGGAAGCAATGGCCTGCGGCAAACCGGTTATTGCAGGGTTAGTCGGCGGTTTGACTGATTTAGTAATAGATGGCTACAATGGCCTGCTCATTCAGGTTTCTGAAGATACACTGAAAAGTGCTGTTCTACGCCTTGCCGACAATGCTGAACTGCGCAGAGAGATGGGGCAGCATGCCCTGCAGGTGGCGCAGAGCTTTTCAAAAAGGTTTTGGGAGCAGCGTTGGAAAAAAGTAATCACGGAACATTTGCAGACCTGA
- a CDS encoding ECF transporter S component: MEQKAQKSSVLRTVVYWALVAACIVFAAVFFNMTSFKGASAFGFAGVLGAVLLVCLYFAMKNMNYNVTGKSATVNLAFTGMLAALVLAGHFLSITLPISGKAMFGFGNVFCIFAGLILGPIYGGLAAGLGAFLFDIFKGWADTCVLTFVTKFVMAFVCGMIAWGIHGKLLNGNAQKKQIPRVIIAAVVGSLCYSVLYLTHGFIEGVLLGNAAEALNTIMTVKLGVTITNGIIADVIAVPLFYVIRAALKRSHLAFAG, from the coding sequence ATGGAACAAAAAGCGCAAAAAAGCAGTGTTCTGCGCACAGTTGTTTACTGGGCACTGGTGGCAGCGTGCATTGTATTTGCGGCAGTATTTTTCAACATGACTTCCTTTAAGGGAGCCAGCGCATTCGGCTTTGCAGGCGTGTTGGGTGCTGTTTTACTGGTGTGCCTGTACTTTGCAATGAAAAATATGAATTACAACGTAACAGGCAAGTCCGCAACTGTAAATCTTGCCTTTACCGGTATGCTCGCGGCACTGGTGCTGGCCGGTCACTTTTTAAGCATTACCCTGCCGATTTCAGGCAAAGCAATGTTCGGTTTCGGTAATGTTTTCTGCATCTTTGCTGGTTTGATTCTCGGCCCGATTTACGGCGGACTGGCTGCCGGGCTGGGGGCTTTCCTTTTCGACATCTTCAAAGGCTGGGCAGACACCTGCGTTTTGACCTTTGTCACCAAATTTGTGATGGCATTCGTCTGCGGTATGATTGCATGGGGCATCCACGGCAAACTGCTCAATGGCAATGCTCAAAAGAAGCAGATTCCCCGCGTAATTATCGCGGCAGTTGTCGGCTCTCTGTGCTACAGCGTGCTGTACCTGACTCACGGTTTTATTGAAGGTGTTCTGCTGGGCAACGCCGCTGAAGCGCTGAACACAATCATGACCGTAAAGCTGGGCGTAACCATTACAAACGGCATTATTGCGGATGTGATTGCTGTTCCACTGTTCTATGTGATTCGCGCGGCGCTCAAGCGCAGCCATTTGGCATTCGCGGGTTAA
- a CDS encoding GT-D fold domain-containing glycosyltransferase, with product MATYLNETELFEKWKAIIDGTSPHASIRIGDGEAAVAAQKKILSMDFIQTVYPWVRANDINYCGVLLPNEDVRRKLVKALQQADFLGILSQTENWMFRPLADMVVKCYHLQPKSWFYAFDNYILSTKKEFYEYFQNKSVLLVGNKAKYLKKVLENRYGWNGIVGIVDCPDWRFLEIAEAEMNQYFYRVALVSAGVPGKMLTAHAKAAGNVGIDFGCGADLCLEADAAGLYAWEMKTGPKRNFVCE from the coding sequence TTGGCAACTTATTTAAATGAAACAGAACTTTTTGAAAAATGGAAAGCAATCATAGACGGAACCAGCCCACATGCATCCATTCGGATTGGCGACGGGGAAGCTGCGGTTGCCGCGCAAAAGAAAATTCTGTCCATGGACTTTATACAGACAGTCTACCCATGGGTGAGGGCAAATGATATAAATTATTGCGGTGTGTTGCTGCCAAATGAAGATGTGCGTAGAAAACTGGTTAAAGCGCTGCAGCAGGCAGATTTTTTGGGTATCCTTTCGCAAACAGAAAACTGGATGTTCAGGCCGCTTGCAGATATGGTTGTGAAATGCTATCATTTGCAGCCCAAAAGCTGGTTTTATGCATTTGATAATTATATTCTCAGTACGAAAAAAGAATTTTACGAGTATTTCCAAAACAAAAGTGTTTTGCTGGTGGGAAACAAAGCAAAGTACCTGAAAAAAGTGCTTGAAAACCGTTACGGCTGGAACGGCATTGTGGGTATAGTGGACTGTCCGGACTGGCGTTTCCTTGAAATAGCAGAAGCGGAAATGAATCAGTATTTTTATCGGGTAGCATTGGTCAGCGCAGGCGTTCCGGGGAAAATGCTGACCGCGCACGCGAAAGCGGCGGGGAACGTTGGCATTGATTTTGGCTGCGGTGCGGATTTATGTTTGGAGGCGGATGCCGCCGGGCTGTACGCTTGGGAAATGAAAACCGGGCCAAAGCGGAATTTCGTATGTGAATAG